The genomic region GCCCCCGTGGTGGTTATTGTGTGACTATCTCTTCGTCTTCGTAGGTGTATCGCTCAGGGTGTATCTTGCCGTCAATAATCCTGCCAGATACTTCCGCGATGCGTTGGATAAGTTCCGGCAGCAGCGCGAACCTTTGCACCTCTTTTTGCAGCTCGCACACCGACTCCAGTACCTTTGCGGCGAAGTCCCCCGGGCTATCGGCGTAGCTCTCATGTTGTGGGTTCATGCGCATGATCCTATAGCGATAATGGCGGAAATAGCCTGCCAGTTCGTCATCCATCCGGTCCAGTTCTTTGGCAACTTCTTCCCGCAACTCTTCGTCTGTGGTTGCGTCAATCCATACCTCGCGATTTGCCATCTTGGTGTCTCCTCTGTGTCTGTTTTTTGAGTTGGTTTTTTTCGTCTATCGGAGAGAGTGGCGGGGCCTCTCACACCCCGCCGGGTTCTTTTAGTAGCGCAGCTCTTGGTGGCGGTATTTGATGACCACACACTCACGGCCATCCTGTGCTGCCATCAGCCCCACCGTGTACTCGCGGTCGTCGTCATCGTTTTCCCACTCATAGACCCGCTGCCGATTGCCCCGAAGCTCCCGATCTATCTCGTCCCGCTCTTTCCACTTCTTTTCCTGTAGCCTCTCCCTTTCATCCATCACCGCGCCGAGGTAATCGTCCATCAGGTTGTAGCGTTCTACGTCATCCCGTTCCGCCGCTTCGTCCATCACTAACCGGATCACACCAAGCAGCAGCGGGTAGTCTTCTTCATCATAGAGATCGGGGAACTCTTCGGGCGATACCGTGGATTCCCGCACGTCTTGGATTAGCACGGCGGCCCATTCTTTTTGGCTCATCTTGGAGTAGCTCATCTTGGTTTTAGGTTGGTTTGAGAGTTGGTTGTCTGTCTCTTTTGAAGACGTACAAAGATAGCTTTTTTCGTTATGTCATCCTAACGAAAAATGAGGGGTAAACATCCCGTTACAAGTGTGGAGAGTGGTGGTGTTGGAGCAAAAAAAACGGGGCGCAAGTGCGTCCCGTTTGGCTTCTGTCTATCGTGTGGCGGTAGTGTGTGCGTGCTACTCTATCGGCTCGGATATGTCTGCCAGTAGTGCGCGAGCCTTCTCGATGCCGGCCTCTGTGTATAGGATGGTTCTACCGACTTTGTTGTAGTCCACCACCTCAATCAATCGGGGGCCATAGGAGTACGGGACGGTCTCCCCTGCCTTGCTCTGCTTGGGTGTCTCCCGTCCCGTACGGTACTGCGATAGACGCGCTTCCGCAGCCTTGCGCTTACCATCGGGGATGCCTATCATGTCCAGCACCTCGGCCAGCATGTAGCGGCCCGCGCCGTCCTGTTTTTTCGCTTTGCGTATCATGCCGGAAAGATATGCAATCGGGGTTTTTCGTTAATGTAGCAAAACGAAACCTTTCCCCGTGTGTGCCTTTCGTACCTTCGGGCTTCTTGGATGGCGGGCGATGCCCGAGTCTGAGAGTTGGTTCGCTGCGATTGAGACCCGCAGCGGTAACGCCCGCCGGTGATACGGCGGGCGTTTTTTTTATTCCTCTTCGATGGTCTCCAAGCCTTCGATGGTTGCAGTGGAAACACCTTTGAAGATCGTCGCCATCCGCGTCGCGATTGAGGTCTCGGCAGTGGTCATCTTCTGGCGTATGGAGAGCGGTAGCAGTTGATAAACCCGGACCGCTGCGATGGCACGCGCCACCGCTGGGTCAATGCCTTCGCTCACCAAAACGGCCTGCAACTTTGCGTGTGCCTTGCTGATAATCGCGGTGAGCTTATCGCGCCGAAGCGATGCTAAATCTTGCATACCTTCGCCCCCTTGACGGTGTAGTACTGACCCGTCCCCGTGGTGTTGAACTGAACGGCAATCTTTAGGGCCTTCGTGCTGTTGAACGTTTGGCTTGTGAGTATGCCACCACGCTTCCCGCTGCCGAACTGATCCGATCCTGATATGGCGTTAATCGCACCCCCTTGCCAGACGGCTGCGAAGCCTTGCGAGTAGTCCCACCCTGCGACCCATATCTCGGAGCCGAACCGCCACAACTCGGCGCGATAGGGAGCGCGTGTTAGCCCCGATCCTACTGATTCCGTCGAAGCCATTTCCACGTATGAAGAGCCATAATAGACCCGCGTTAGAAGGGTACGGCTTCCGCCAGTGAGGTTGCGGAACTCAGCAGCCCAATCAATGGTAATCTTCTCCCCGTCCGCCCATTCATCCGAAGGGATAGATGCTTCGATCACGTCAATGAGTGAAGCGGTATCGGAGCAGTTGCGAATCGTTGGGGCGTACAAGCGTGGCACGCCAAGCCCCGCCACTGGTACGTTAGCAGCGGGGATGGTATCGGCGGAACCCAGTTCAGTGATAAGCCCGCCGGACACTTTTAGCGGCTTCACTTCTGCCATCGTTAAGCCCTCACGACAACGGTGCCGGGTTCAAACGATAGCTCTGTTGCGCTAATCGCAACGCCAACCTTTTGCACTGCGTTGCCGCTTCCTGTTGGTGCTGTCGCAGTGATCCCACCGGCTGTGGTGCTGAGGTAGTACGTTGCTCCAATGGTCAACCCTGAAAGCCCCGTGATTGTGCCTTCAAAGTTGACCGTTCCACTTGCTCCGTTGCTAATCGCGGATGGAGCAAAACCGACGGCGAGCTTGCTGCTGTTGGCAGCGTCTGCCTTGCGAACCTTTGCGCCGGAAGAGTCGTGAACGTTGACTATGTCCCCCGCAGATATAGCCTCGCTTGCGGTCATCGTTTTTGAATCGCTTCCGATGCCCGATGGCATCATGGTGGTATCAATCTTGCCCCCTGCGTCAAGGGCAACAATCTTGCCGGCATCAGCCGCCCCGGCGGATGCTGTTTTTGCTTCGACCTCTGTGAGAACCCCGCTCACTAGTTGGACTGGTTTGTCTGCCATTGTGTCACCCCCTGATGACTGGTGTTGTTGTATGGATAAAGATCGTGGTTGCCGTCATGGCATAGCCGATGACTTGCGCAAACCCTGTTGCTGGTGGGGTATGGGATAGCATCCCATTCGTGGAGAGATAGAGCAACCCGCCCGGTATCCAAGCCCATCCCGCTTCGGTCATCTCTCCTCGCGTTCGGATGGTCGCAGTCGCCCCCGAAGAAGCCGCCCCCGTGGTAACGCCCAACAGCCTGCCAGCGTGATCGCTGGTTGCACTGCTGGCATAGATGGCGTGGCCTGCTGCGTTCGTTGTCACCACGCGATGACCCCCGAGAGATTCGCCCGCTGTGATGGTTATATCTTCACTGCCAGCCGGCCCGGGGACTCCAACCTCCACCACCTCAACGTCATCGCTCAGCACCTCGGAGACTGGTTGCCCATCCATCTCGATGACGCTCACCGTGGTCGTGATCTCTACGGTGTTCATGGCGTAGTCTCCACAACGACGGTTGCGATACCTCCAACCAGATACTCCGCGTCATCGTCATCCCCGCCGCTTGGAATGATCTTGATGTTCCAGCGGTACGGCTTTTCTTCCATGCCTTGCGTATCAGATGCGACCACCAACAGCCGCAACGCTGAATGGCCTTCGGATGTTGTGACGGTGACGGATGCCTCGACTGAGTCGCCCGACCCGTTAGCAGGAACGAAGTGACAGGTTGCCGTTACCCCTGTGAAATCTCTATAGGACCCATCTTCCAGACGGGAGCGGAAGACCCGTTCAAACTTGCAGCCCTGAAAGATCGTTAGCGGTACTTGGTTTTGCCCGTAGGTTCGCTTTGCCATCTATCCCTCCGATCGCTGATCTGTTGTCTGTGTTGCGCCACCCGTTACCCCATCTTTGCCTATCTGCGTGCCCGTGGTTGGACTTTTATCCGTGCCGCTATACTTTTCCTGCATCACCTGCATTGAACGCGTCAGAACGCCAGGGACAGGGATACCGAGCAACGCCGCTTTTTCGGTGAGGCTCTTAAACTCCCAGAGTGCGTAAAACCCAGCGGCAAGGCTTGCGACTTCCGGTTGCGCTTTTCCCCATAGCTGATAAATCGCACCCACCAACAACCAGAGATAGAGCTTGCGAACGATTCCCGTAAACAGCCCGCGAGAGCTTGCCGCTCTCCGTTGCATCGCGACGATATACCCACCAATCAGATCAATGGCGTTGAGGATCACCAGCGTCTGGACTACCCACGGCAGCCCAACCCATACCGAGACCAAGAGCGCTGCAAAACTTTCCGACCATAACACGATTTTTTTTTGCCAGCTCATACTTCACTCCTTACGACCCTACGATATGCCACACGCCCGCGCCGTCGGAGTATAGCACCCGCTGGCCGCGATTGGTGTTGATGGTGATGGATGTTGCCCCCTGTATCGTATCGGCCCCCGCGCGGTTTATCGTGATGTTCCGCGTTGCCGCTGTTCCCCCTTCGTCTTTGATTATCAGCCAACACACCGCGCTTGCTGCTGGCAGTGTCAACGTTGTTCCACCTGTTGGCGGTGAGACTCCAACGATCACCGTGTCGGAGGTGATGGTATGCGTTGCCCCTGTTACCGCCGCCCGCTTCGGAGCAAAGCCCGATAGGAAGGTGATCCCCTTGTTGTCAACGCTGAACTTGGTGGTCCCGTTCTGCTGCAAGTCTGCCAGCTTCCCCGTGCCGATGTGGTTGGCCTCGAGCAACGTTCCTGCGTCGGTAGAATGCGCGGCTTTCAGTGCAAAGACCGACCCCGTTGGGCTGGTGCTGTTGTTCCGCTCAAAGTACCCCGCCCGTCCTGTCCCCTCTGACTTCCCTTTGACTGCGTCCCCTGTCCCGTTGGTGTAGGAGTCCACGCCATGCGTGCTGTTGCTGCCGTTGTAGATCACAACCTCCACACCTTTCCCCGTCCCGTCCTGATAGACCTTCACCCCGTGTCCGCTACTGGTGAGCGTTGCGCGGTATCCGTTGCCTGTGTACGATGACCCCGTGTGTCCGATGGAGACAAGATCGGCGGCGGAACCGTTGCCACTCATGGAGACCTGAACGCCGATGGTGTTCAGTGTAGTGATAACCGCGCCCTTGCCGCTTCCAGTGAGCGTCACCACCAAGCCGTTCCCCGTGTTGGTGTTGCTGACAAAGAGGCAATCGCCGGACCCCGAGTGTGTGAGGTGCAACCCGCGCCCGCTGCTACTCTTACTCATGGTGATCCCGTGACCTGTCCCCGTGTGAGAGATTGCCACACCACCACCAGGCCCCACCATGCTAACGTCAACGCCGTTGCCGCTATACGTGTTCTGGACTCGCACCGCAGCTGTTGCGTCGGTGCTCTTGACGTGGAGCTTGCCAGTGAGCGATGACGTGATCCCGATCCCAACGTTGCCAGAGCTTACCGCGATAGGGCTATCCGATAGCGTCCGCGCCCCGCTTGCGTTTGGCACTCGATCCACCGTTAGCCCCGCGCTGTCTACGCATTGGGCAAGCGTCCGGTCTGGTGCTGTCCGCCATGAAGGTTTTCCGGTGATCCCTTTGATCCGGTTGGCTATCCAACTCAGAAGCGTGTTAATGATACCCGTGTCACCCGACGGCACAGCGGTATCGTCAACGGTAAGCTGGACCGTCCCAATCATGTCCGTCGCCACGTTGCTGATGATCTGCACCTGCGAGACGGTGCTGTCATCCGTCGTGACTTTATCCCGTCCGATACTCTTGCGGCGCAACCCTCTGATCTGACTTGGCATGGGGCTATCCTCCGGGCGCGATTAGTTGAACTTCCGCAGCAGATTCATCGGATGTTATCGCGGTGATGAACGGATCGCGTGCTGCGATACTCAGCAACCCACCGGCAAAGGTGGCAAGGTCAATATCTGCGACGCTTCCGAGGTCGTTCAAAATAGCCTGCGTTGGCGGCACGTTGAGAGTGACCCCGATCTGGTTCCACTTTGAGAAGGTCGCGGCGATGGCTTTCGTCACTGCGTACGGGATGCCGCTTGTCCAGTGCGTATCCAACAGCAGCAGGCGCAACGGAGACCACAACACATCGAAGGGAGAGGTCCAGACCGATGGCGTTGGGAGGTTGCTCGGTAGTCCGTTCGTGCAATCGGTTCGCGTGGTGCTGTCCGATGTCCTCACCCCAACATAGCGGTGGTAGATCAGCGCAATCTCTTCGCTTGCCCATGCGGGTTCATCGAAGTACACCAGCAAGGAATCTGGCAGCGTTGGCTTGCCAACCAATAGCACTTCCTTCGTCGGAAATATCGTGTTCCAACTGTCATCTACCAACGTGTTGAGGTAGTAGGAGTCGTTCACGTCACCGATCAGGATGCTGTTGTGGTGCGTACTTGGAACCGAACGCTTCGCGTCTTCCATCGTCCCCCACTCTTGAACCGTTACCGTCTGGACATCTCCAGAGGAAGCCCGCGCAACATCGCACTCAGCACCAGCAATAAGGCTCTTCCGAACGACCAGCTTCGTTTGTCCTGTTGCGTCTCCGATGCTTACATTACTAACACGCTGCGCGTCCAACATCCCCTCAAAAAATAGAGTCATCTCCCCGTACGGTGAGTCATGCTGAATCAGTAGCCGCGCTCCAAAACTCTCGCATGATGCTTTTAGAAAGTCCCAGAGAGTTTCATACTCTGCGAACCCTTCCAACAGCCACCCACCAACGTACTCCGATGGCTCTCCATCGAAGTACACCAGCCCGCAAAAGTGCGCTTCACTCTCTGCTGGTGATCCTGTGTATGCATCGGATAGATCGGAGAGATTGCGCTTGTAGAGCTTCAACACTCCAAGCGGTCCAATATCTGAGGTGTAGCCGCTGGCAATCGAGAGTCTCATCGTTGCTACGGTCCCGATGTTCGCAGACAGCAAGGTCCCAACGGCGTACGTTATCGCGTCCCAGAGACCACTATAAGTGAACCAGATAAACCGCTGTTGAGGAAACCCGAACAGGGGCCGGGGATCGGTCCCGTATCGTATCCCGTAAACGGCGTTATCGGCCGCTTTCTCCCAGATGTAGTACGCCGCTTCCGTGGTCTTCGTTGGGTATGGGTCCCCCATGTAGCTCATCATCATCCCTGCGATGGTCGCAGGCTTGACCGTCTGGAGTGCCCAGAGAGCGAGGTGGGTGGTGGCCGCTTCGTACGTCATCCGAACCACGGTCTTCGTTCCGCTCTCTCGGTTCGTTAGCTCCACGAGGTCAAGCTCTTCCTCGGTCTTCCTCTCCTGAACTCCCATGTACTCCGTCGCAAAGCTCGCCACTGCAAGTGCACTGTTACCCAAGTCGGATGTGAGGGAGAACACGTTGACAACGTCGAAGGTCCACGCGGGACCGCCAGGGGTATACTCCCCCTCGCCAATCAGCACGGGAGTGAGAAGGTAGTCTATGAAGTCTTCCCAGTCGGAGTTCCCTACGCAGCTTTGTAGGTCGAACTTAAACGTTCTCGTTGGAGGGTCGGGGCACCCAATCGGCAGCTCATCATATCCAGCTTCACCACTTGAACCGCTCTTCAAAATCCCCGGCGGAAGCTGTATCCAGTTTGTCACCCCTTCTGCTGGTGCTGCTCCCCATGCGGGCGCGTTGGAGTAATCCCGTGGTGGGGACGATATAGCAGGCATCACCATCAGCCGCTTCCGCTGGTGGGGTGTCTGATAGTCGTGGTAGTATATGGCGGTTCTTGGCATCGCGCTATGTGATGGATACCCCCACTTGCGGAAGGGCTGCGGTGAGAGTGATAACGCAACCGATGGTCACGCCGCCTAAGTCGGATTCCGGTGGGTCGAACTTGGCAACAACGGCAAGGGGTAGCATGGTGTTGGCTTCACCAATCGCCGCCCAATAGTCGTAATCCGTTGGGGTTCCTGTTGTGGTGTTCGTTCGATCTGAACCCGTTACGCTCTTGATGTGGAGGTAT from Chlorobiota bacterium harbors:
- a CDS encoding DUF2190 family protein, with translation MNTVEITTTVSVIEMDGQPVSEVLSDDVEVVEVGVPGPAGSEDITITAGESLGGHRVVTTNAAGHAIYASSATSDHAGRLLGVTTGAASSGATATIRTRGEMTEAGWAWIPGGLLYLSTNGMLSHTPPATGFAQVIGYAMTATTIFIHTTTPVIRG
- a CDS encoding phage holin family protein, whose translation is MSWQKKIVLWSESFAALLVSVWVGLPWVVQTLVILNAIDLIGGYIVAMQRRAASSRGLFTGIVRKLYLWLLVGAIYQLWGKAQPEVASLAAGFYALWEFKSLTEKAALLGIPVPGVLTRSMQVMQEKYSGTDKSPTTGTQIGKDGVTGGATQTTDQRSEG